Proteins encoded in a region of the Acidimicrobiales bacterium genome:
- a CDS encoding GntR family transcriptional regulator — translation MRYREIADELSARLLAGEFPAGRLLPSESELSAAYGASRVTVRRALEHLRTAGLVDSRQGFGWFAAVDPLRQSLGRLGTIEAQLAASGVVPERRVLGFAFVAAPAPVAAVLGEGPVLQVRRVNLADGNPFARVTVWCPEALGAELSRADVERSPFYELLGIELGGASQVIGAVAAPADDAAVLEVPAGSPLLRCWRVTTSVSGEPVLVSEHVFPAHRTEFVVELSTSAPSIAPTGIRLVE, via the coding sequence GTGCGGTACCGGGAGATCGCCGACGAGCTGTCGGCCAGGCTCCTCGCGGGTGAGTTCCCCGCCGGGCGCCTCCTGCCCAGCGAGTCCGAGCTCTCCGCAGCCTACGGTGCCAGCCGCGTCACGGTCCGCAGAGCGCTCGAGCACCTGCGCACCGCCGGCCTGGTCGACTCCCGCCAGGGCTTCGGGTGGTTCGCCGCCGTCGACCCCCTCCGCCAGTCACTGGGGCGGCTCGGCACCATCGAGGCCCAGCTCGCGGCCTCGGGTGTCGTGCCCGAGCGGCGCGTGCTCGGTTTCGCCTTCGTCGCCGCCCCCGCGCCGGTGGCGGCCGTGCTGGGGGAAGGGCCGGTGCTCCAGGTCCGTCGGGTGAACCTGGCCGACGGGAACCCCTTCGCCCGGGTGACGGTGTGGTGCCCGGAGGCGCTCGGCGCCGAGCTGTCGAGGGCCGACGTGGAGCGCTCGCCGTTCTACGAGCTGCTCGGCATCGAGCTGGGCGGCGCCAGCCAGGTGATCGGAGCGGTGGCAGCCCCAGCTGACGACGCCGCCGTGCTCGAGGTGCCGGCGGGCTCGCCGCTGCTGCGGTGCTGGCGGGTCACCACCTCGGTGTCGGGGGAGCCGGTGCTGGTCAGCGAGCACGTCTTCCCGGCGCATCGCACCGAGTTCGTGGTCGAGCTGTCGACCTCGGCGCCGTCGATCGCCCCCACGGGGATCCGCCTCGTCGAGTAG
- the gltB gene encoding glutamate synthase large subunit encodes MRPLTERDACGIGFVADAHGRSSREIVTAALGGLACVKHRGAVAADARSADGAGVLVPIPAAIFGEGNGVASLFVRGDVDPRPAIEAAATEEGLAIVDWREPPTDDAHLGDQARRARPAMLQATFTSPGDTTDRAHEIAAYRFRRRMGTTEGVYVVSCSFRTVVYKGLAAADAVGDFYLDLADERFAAPFTIFHQRFSTNTAPSWERAQPFRMICHNGEINAIQGNHHRMLARAELGTEAAGLGAEGLFRPLLDPEDSDSGMLDAAVELLVRAGRDPRHAVAMLVPEAWENTRDLDPDVRGFYRYHSALMEPWDGPAGLVFTDGLGVGASLDRNGLRPLRYAACEDGFIAVCSEVGAVDVSGHGSVTRGRLGPGQMLFVDPARGLQLDAEIKVRIAAGSYARWAADGFRDLSRGAPLVDTPGPDELARRQAAHGYTKEELAMVLKPMASDAHEPTFSMGDDSPLPHLSDRPRPVQHYLRQRFAQVTNPPIDPVRERRVMTLRTLLGPRQPILTESADAARILTLRSFFLYPSGVDQLYDEDRCPFITIPLDATFPVADGPAGLRSAVERMCDNAVAAVRGGTGILIIDDSAVGPERAAVPSILASGAVHQRLIAEKLRSRTSLVVVSDSARETHEFAALLGYGADAICPRLALQTVASEADADDSGDVVSPEAQHRFQSAIEEGVLKILSKMGISTIDSYRGAQIFEVIGLGAEVVDVCFTGSASVVGGVGWDDLGADSLTNHAAAFPADAETAVELTSPGFYRVRKNGDYHGKSKEVVDALNDLSLVKETEEMAAAHLLQRAIKGDDYDLYERFSTMVNERPATELADLLELVPLETGPVPVDDVEPASEIAKRFSTGAMSHGALSKEAHETLAEAMNLIGASSNCGEGGEAPERFRTRGQATGDKNSKIKQIASGRFGVTPEYVAYADELQIKMAQGSKPGEGGQLPGHKVSEEIARLRHTQPGVALISPPPHHDIYSIEDLAQLIYDLKQVNGADVSVKLVAGDGVGTIAAGVVKALADVVHISGANGGTGASPLSSIKHAGMPWEIGLAEIQQVLVANQLRDRVRVRVDGGFMTGRHVAIAALLGADEYSFGTAAMIAEGCIMLRACHRDTCKPGIATQRPNLRANFTGTPEGVAAYFLYIADEVRHLLASLGLRSLDEAIGRVECLRQRAVGDARADSVDLAPLLEAPEDLEAVRHFVATDPIQKARSDLGDRLLADAFRAIWDGDDIELEYEIRNADRAIGAALGGAVALEYGELSPRGTAAVRFRGSAGQSLGAFLTNGVEIELVGEANDYVGKGMGGGRIVIIPPSDDAGDPVLAGNTCLYGATGGDLFIAGAAGERFAVRNSGATAVVEGTGDHCCEYMTGGTVVVLGEVGYNLGAGMTGGEAFVFDPNTQLMSRLNAALVEAERPDAESLTELRWLVERHAELTGSTRAAELLKDWDAAEEHFWHVLPVDRVRRIEQQSAVRVASTS; translated from the coding sequence ATGCGCCCCCTGACCGAACGTGACGCCTGTGGCATCGGCTTCGTGGCCGACGCCCACGGTCGCTCCAGCCGGGAGATCGTCACCGCCGCCCTCGGGGGCCTCGCCTGCGTGAAGCACCGCGGCGCCGTCGCCGCCGACGCCCGCTCGGCCGACGGTGCCGGCGTGCTCGTCCCCATCCCCGCCGCCATCTTCGGCGAGGGCAACGGCGTCGCGAGCCTCTTCGTGCGCGGCGACGTCGACCCCCGTCCTGCCATCGAGGCTGCCGCCACCGAGGAGGGTCTTGCCATCGTCGACTGGCGGGAGCCGCCGACCGACGACGCCCACCTCGGCGACCAGGCCCGCCGGGCCCGCCCGGCCATGCTCCAGGCCACCTTCACCTCGCCCGGCGACACCACCGACCGGGCCCACGAGATCGCCGCCTACCGCTTCCGCCGGCGCATGGGCACCACCGAGGGCGTCTACGTGGTGTCGTGCTCGTTCCGCACCGTCGTGTACAAGGGCCTCGCCGCCGCCGACGCCGTCGGCGACTTCTACCTCGACCTCGCCGACGAGCGCTTCGCCGCGCCCTTCACGATCTTCCACCAGCGCTTCTCCACCAACACCGCGCCGTCGTGGGAGCGGGCCCAGCCGTTCCGGATGATCTGCCACAACGGCGAGATCAACGCCATCCAGGGCAACCACCATCGCATGCTCGCCCGGGCCGAGCTCGGGACCGAGGCGGCCGGGCTCGGGGCCGAGGGGCTCTTCCGGCCGCTGCTCGACCCCGAGGACTCCGACTCCGGCATGCTCGACGCCGCCGTCGAGCTGCTGGTGCGCGCAGGCCGCGACCCCCGCCACGCCGTGGCCATGCTCGTGCCGGAGGCGTGGGAGAACACCCGTGACCTCGACCCCGACGTCCGAGGGTTCTACCGCTACCACTCCGCCCTCATGGAGCCCTGGGACGGGCCGGCCGGGCTCGTGTTCACCGACGGCCTCGGGGTCGGTGCTTCGCTCGACCGCAACGGCCTCCGACCGCTGCGCTACGCCGCCTGCGAGGACGGCTTCATCGCCGTGTGCTCCGAGGTCGGCGCCGTCGACGTGTCGGGCCACGGAAGCGTCACCCGGGGGCGCCTCGGACCCGGCCAGATGCTCTTCGTCGACCCCGCCAGAGGGCTGCAGCTCGACGCCGAGATCAAGGTGCGCATCGCTGCAGGCTCGTACGCCCGCTGGGCCGCCGACGGCTTCCGGGACCTCTCCCGCGGGGCGCCACTCGTCGACACCCCCGGGCCCGACGAGCTCGCCCGCCGCCAGGCGGCCCACGGCTACACCAAGGAGGAGCTGGCCATGGTGCTCAAGCCCATGGCCTCCGACGCCCACGAGCCCACCTTCTCCATGGGCGACGACTCCCCGCTCCCCCACCTGTCCGACCGCCCGCGACCGGTGCAGCACTACCTTCGACAGCGCTTCGCCCAGGTCACCAACCCGCCGATCGACCCGGTGCGCGAGCGCCGCGTCATGACGCTGCGCACGCTGCTCGGGCCCCGTCAGCCGATCCTCACCGAGAGCGCCGACGCGGCCCGGATCCTCACCCTGCGGTCGTTCTTCCTGTACCCGAGCGGTGTCGACCAGCTCTACGACGAGGACCGCTGCCCGTTCATCACCATCCCCCTCGACGCCACCTTCCCCGTGGCCGACGGACCCGCGGGCCTCCGGTCGGCCGTGGAGCGGATGTGCGACAACGCCGTCGCCGCCGTCCGCGGCGGGACGGGCATCCTCATCATCGACGACAGCGCGGTCGGCCCAGAGCGTGCCGCCGTCCCGTCGATCCTCGCCTCCGGCGCCGTGCACCAGCGCCTCATCGCCGAGAAGCTGCGGTCGCGCACGAGCCTGGTCGTCGTCAGCGACAGCGCCCGCGAGACCCACGAGTTCGCGGCACTGCTCGGCTACGGCGCCGACGCCATCTGCCCCCGCCTGGCGCTGCAGACCGTGGCCTCGGAGGCCGACGCCGACGACAGCGGCGACGTGGTCAGCCCCGAGGCCCAGCACCGCTTCCAGTCGGCCATCGAGGAGGGGGTGCTCAAGATCCTGTCGAAGATGGGGATCTCGACCATCGACTCCTACCGCGGCGCCCAGATCTTCGAGGTCATCGGCCTCGGCGCCGAGGTGGTCGACGTGTGCTTCACCGGCTCGGCATCCGTCGTCGGGGGCGTCGGCTGGGACGACCTCGGCGCCGACTCCCTCACCAACCACGCCGCCGCCTTCCCGGCCGACGCCGAGACCGCCGTCGAGCTCACCTCCCCCGGCTTCTACCGGGTGCGCAAGAACGGCGACTACCACGGCAAGAGCAAGGAGGTCGTCGACGCCCTCAACGACCTGTCGCTGGTCAAGGAGACCGAGGAGATGGCGGCCGCCCACCTCCTCCAGCGCGCCATCAAGGGCGACGACTACGACCTGTACGAGCGCTTCTCGACCATGGTCAACGAGCGGCCGGCGACCGAGCTCGCCGACCTGCTCGAGCTGGTCCCCCTCGAGACCGGTCCCGTCCCCGTCGACGACGTCGAGCCGGCATCGGAGATCGCCAAGCGCTTCTCCACCGGCGCCATGTCGCACGGCGCGCTGTCCAAGGAGGCCCACGAGACCCTCGCCGAGGCCATGAACCTCATCGGCGCCAGCTCCAACTGCGGCGAGGGTGGCGAGGCCCCCGAGCGCTTCCGCACGCGGGGCCAGGCCACCGGCGACAAGAACTCCAAGATCAAGCAGATCGCCTCCGGCCGCTTCGGCGTGACCCCGGAGTACGTGGCCTACGCCGACGAGCTCCAGATCAAGATGGCCCAGGGCTCCAAGCCCGGCGAGGGCGGCCAGCTGCCGGGCCACAAGGTCTCGGAGGAGATCGCCCGCCTCCGCCACACCCAGCCGGGCGTGGCGCTCATCTCGCCACCGCCGCACCACGACATCTACTCCATCGAGGACCTCGCCCAGCTGATCTACGACCTCAAGCAGGTCAACGGGGCCGACGTCTCCGTGAAGCTCGTCGCCGGCGACGGCGTGGGCACCATCGCTGCCGGCGTGGTCAAGGCGCTGGCCGATGTCGTCCACATCTCCGGTGCCAACGGCGGCACCGGCGCCTCGCCGCTCTCGTCGATCAAGCACGCCGGCATGCCGTGGGAGATCGGCCTGGCCGAGATCCAGCAGGTGCTGGTGGCCAACCAGCTGCGCGACCGGGTGCGGGTCCGGGTCGACGGCGGGTTCATGACCGGGCGCCATGTCGCCATCGCCGCCCTCCTCGGCGCCGACGAGTACTCCTTCGGCACCGCCGCCATGATCGCCGAGGGCTGCATCATGCTCAGGGCGTGCCACCGCGACACCTGCAAGCCGGGCATCGCCACCCAGCGCCCCAACCTGCGGGCCAACTTCACCGGCACCCCTGAGGGGGTGGCCGCCTACTTCCTGTACATCGCCGACGAGGTCCGCCACCTGCTGGCCTCACTGGGGCTCCGGTCGCTCGACGAGGCCATCGGGCGCGTCGAGTGCCTCCGCCAGCGCGCCGTGGGCGATGCCCGCGCCGATTCCGTCGACCTGGCTCCTCTGCTCGAGGCGCCGGAGGACCTCGAGGCGGTCCGCCACTTCGTGGCCACCGACCCCATCCAGAAGGCCCGGTCCGACCTCGGCGACCGGCTGCTCGCCGACGCCTTCCGCGCCATCTGGGACGGCGACGACATCGAGCTCGAGTACGAGATCCGCAACGCCGACCGCGCCATCGGAGCCGCCCTCGGAGGTGCCGTGGCCCTCGAGTACGGCGAGCTGTCGCCTCGGGGCACCGCCGCCGTGCGATTCCGTGGCTCGGCCGGTCAGAGCCTCGGCGCCTTCCTCACCAACGGCGTCGAGATCGAGCTCGTCGGCGAGGCGAACGACTACGTCGGCAAGGGCATGGGCGGTGGCCGGATCGTGATCATCCCGCCGTCCGACGACGCCGGCGACCCCGTGCTCGCCGGCAACACCTGCCTCTACGGCGCCACCGGCGGCGACCTGTTCATCGCCGGCGCCGCCGGCGAGCGCTTCGCCGTCCGCAACTCCGGCGCCACCGCCGTGGTGGAGGGCACCGGTGACCACTGCTGCGAGTACATGACCGGCGGGACCGTCGTCGTCCTCGGCGAGGTCGGCTACAACCTCGGCGCCGGCATGACCGGCGGGGAGGCGTTCGTCTTCGACCCCAACACCCAGCTCATGTCCCGGCTCAACGCCGCCCTCGTCGAGGCCGAGCGACCCGATGCCGAGTCGCTGACCGAGCTGCGCTGGCTCGTGGAGCGCCACGCCGAGCTCACCGGCTCCACCCGGGCGGCCGAGCTGCTCAAGGACTGGGACGCGGCCGAGGAGCACTTCTGGCACGTCCTGCCCGTCGACCGCGTCCGCCGCATCGAGCAGCAGTCCGCCGTCCGGGTGGCCTCCACCAGCTGA